In Drosophila pseudoobscura strain MV-25-SWS-2005 chromosome 4, UCI_Dpse_MV25, whole genome shotgun sequence, the following proteins share a genomic window:
- the LOC26532159 gene encoding uncharacterized protein encodes MLKFLFIFFLSILAYKMIRAHRDPNLCSQPVEISYTEEEFTPLNEYGPFADYFKKLKINGSPKKVTKKKTEMQEICCPGYIMSTDGNGDCQPLLQTKTASAPTTTSTEDTHETETSTDSTSWSTWDDSTSSSIWDDSSTELLTTTAKLLTTPTEKPAEFEFPEHAAYVLCSIFIIVLVLCLVSYKRKQRKYRVQQENHHVKFDAEAHISLI; translated from the exons ATGCTAAAGTTTCTGTTCATATTTTTCCTAAGCATTTTGGCATACAAGATGATAAGGGCCCATCGAGATCCGAATTTGTGCAGTCAGCCCGTTGAAATTAGCTATACCGAAGAGGAATTTACCCCATTAAATGAATATGGACCATTCGCGGACTACTTCAAGAAACTGAAGATCAACGGGAGTCCAAAAAAAGTG ACCAAAAAAAAGACGGAAATGCAAGAAATTTGCTGTCCTGGATACATAATGTCCACCGACGGCAATGGAGACTGTCAACCCCTGCTGCAAACCAAAACCGCAAGTGCACCCACAACAACCTCGACTGAGGACACTCATGAAACTGAGACTTCGACGGACTCCACTTCTTGGAGCACCTGGGACGACTCCACTTCCTCGAGCATCTGGGACGACTCCTCCACGGAGTTGCTTACAACTACGGCGAAACTCCTTACAACCCCTACGGAAAAACCAGCTGAATTCGAATTTCCTGAACATGCTGCATATGTTCTTTGTTCCATTTTCATCATTGTGCTAGTTCTATGCCTCGTATCCTACAAGCGTAAGCAAAGGAAGTACCGAGTGCAACAGGAAAATCATCACGTGAAATTCGATGCCGAAGCGCACATATCTCTTATATAG
- the Vajk2 gene encoding chorion protein S38: protein MKSMLIFGLVAMCVLVASASEEAPKKAAEPAEPAEKKQEKRGIGHGLGYGYGPSAGGAVLGSGIGIGGGPIGQAVAELPTQVHTNTVIRTVQVPYQVERHVPYPVEKTVTYPVKVPVPQPYPVERIVHVPVKEIVKVPVEVPQPYPVEKVVRVPVKIAVDRPYTVHVDKPYPVPVEKPVPYTVEKRVIHKVPVHVDRPVPYKVAVPVPVHVESHVKPAVAVTHTVAAAAPAYISHGYSGYSGHGISGHGISGHGISGPGIASYGVSGHGISSYGASGHGGYLHKK from the exons ATGAAATCCATG CTCATTTTCGGCCTTGTGGCCATGTGCGTGCTGGTGGCCAGCGCCAGCGAGGAGGCGCCCAAGAAGGCCGCCGAACCCGCCGAGCCGGCAGAGAAGAAGCAGGAGAAGCGGGGCATTGGCCACGGCCTGGGCTACGGCTATGGACCCTCGGCGGGCGGTGCCGTTCTTGGATCGGGTATTGGTATCGGAGGCGGACCCATCGGCCAAGCTGTCGCTGAGTTGCCCACCCAGGTGCACACCAACACTGTGATCAGGACCGTGCAGGTTCCTTACCAGGTGGAGCGTCACGTGCCCTATCCCGTGGAGAAGACCGTCACCTATCCTGTCAAGGTTCCCGTGCCTCAGCCCTACCCAGTCGAGAGGATCGTCCATGTGCCAGTGAAGGAGATCGTCAAAGTGCCAGTCGAGGTGCCCCAACCCTACCCAGTGGAGAAGGTCGTCAGGGTTCCTGTCAAGATCGCCGTCGATCGTCCTTACACCGTCCACGTTGACAAGCCCTACCCCGTTCCTGTCGAGAAGCCCGTACCCTACACCGTCGAGAAGCGCGTCATCCATAAGGTCCCAGTCCATGTGGACCGACCAGTCCCCTACAAGGTGGCcgtcccagtgccagtccaTGTTGAGAGCCATGTGAAGCCCGCCGTTGCCGTCACCCACAccgtcgccgctgccgctccagCCTACATTAGCCACGGCTATTCCGGCTACTCCGGCCACGGAATCTCTGGCCACGGAATCTCCGGCCACGGAATCTCTGGTCCCGGCATCGCCTCGTACGGCGTGTCCGGACACGGAATCTCCTCGTACGGCGCCTCCGGCCACGGCGGCTACCTCCACAAAAAGTAG
- the Vajk3 gene encoding uncharacterized protein Vajk3 produces the protein MSVSVVVGASACSFPSHPHTTKAHQYSGAACQAGPLRVASFRESDSMRWLRKAFGNRSTAGTWLRFQFRFDTKPLWGYKSAPLTTDSIQSEVWNRLGFYNPYTVYFDSISALLPWQVPTLSTMKVFICLAALLVASACASKTEGEKVPLEKKLDKRGLLDLGYGYGHAGLDVGYLGHGSVAGHGYGHGYGLTGHSAPAAIAVGHSGPAYSIGHSGPAVAVHHAPAPYVISKQADVHKTITITKGIPVPVHVDRPYPVVHEKRVPVEVKVPVPQPYEVIRKVPVTVKEYVKVPVPVPQPYEVIRHEKYPVHVPVDRPVPVEVPRPYPVPVAKPYPVYVEKAVKVAVPVQVDRPYPVYVKVPVVSHSVVKHAPTVAVSSYPVHGYPVSSYPASSYGHDASVYADHSGYHK, from the exons ATGTCTGTGTCGGTAGTGGTGGGCGCTTCCGCTTGCAGCTTTCCGAGTCACCCGCACACAACCAAAGCGCACCAATACAGCGGAGCGGCTTGCCAAGCCGGGCCACTTCGAGTAGCGAGCTTTCGAGAGAGCGATTCGATGCGATGGCTTCGAAAAGCTTTTGGTAACCGCTCGACGGCTGGGACTTGgctgcgttttcagtttcgTTTTGACACAAAACCTCTTTGGGGGTATAAAAGCGCGCCACTGACCACAGACAGCATCCAGTCAGAGGTTTGGAATCGCTTGGGATTCTACAATCCTTACACAGTATATTTCGATAGTATTTCTGCGCTACTT CCTTGGCAAGTCCCAACACTCTCCACTATGAAAGTTTTC ATCTGCCTAGCCGCTCTGCTGGTGGCATCCGCCTGCGCCAGTAAAACCGAAGGCGAGAAGGTGCCTCTGGAGAAGAAACTGGACAAGCGCGGCCTGCTCGACCTGGGATACGGCTACGGACACGCCGGTCTGGATGTCGGCTATCTGGGACACGGTTCCGTTGCCGGACATGGCTATGGCCATGGCTATGGACTGACTGGACACTCTGCTCCCGCCGCCATTGCCGTGGGACACAGCGGCCCCGCCTACTCCATTGGACACAGCGGCCCCGCTGTTGCCGTCCACCACGCCCCCGCTCCTTATGTGATCAGCAAGCAGGCCGATGTGCACAAGACCATCACTATCACCAAGGGCATCCCAGTACCAGTGCACGTGGACCGCCCCTATCCTGTTGTGCACGAGAAGCGCGTGCCTGTCGAAGTCAAGGTTCCCGTGCCTCAGCCCTACGAAGTGATCCGAAAGGTGCCAGTCACCGTCAAGGAGTACGTTAAGGTCCCTGTTCCGGTGCCCCAGCCCTACGAGGTTatccgccacgagaaataccCTGTCCATGTGCCAGTCGATCGTCCAGTTCCCGTTGAGGTGCCAAGGCCGTACCCCGTTCCAGTGGCCAAGCCCTATCCGGTGTACGTGGAGAAGGCCGTCAAGGTGGCCGTTCCCGTCCAGGTCGACCGCCCGTACCCAGTTTACGTGAAGGTGCCTGTCGTCTCCCACTCCGTGGTGAAGCACGCCCCCACCGTTGCAGTCAGCAGCTATCCCGTGCACGGCTATCCCGTCAGCAGCTACCCAGCGAGCAGCTACGGCCACGACGCCTCCGTCTACGCCGACCACTCTGGCTACCACAAATAA
- the NimA gene encoding uncharacterized protein NimA isoform X1, with the protein MTRNGFKQHLFLLLAVLLHRGSTQNSSLRINTNVKEIEASAIALPSVQGPGNICIREEPYVEHIQVPEMQPVRVRTSSWCMEIPPRCSTYKTEMREVMKVQKLNKTRTVRFCCQGYEGNLSDSQATCKPICRGGCGRGSCVMPEICSCEEGYIGKHCTQRCDHDRWGLDCKNLCQCQNGAACDNKSGICHCIAGWTGQFCEQTCPPGTHGIMCRKACDCDEKPCHHQTGACIMQDHPLELNVSHVIVETVNSTLEKMGILPRPATATATATPSALPEVILIKQSPSQNPGQHTPKIILHQSSSDLLENLHTAAAAGVPAPEVIHVITNGVTSPQEHLAGFIAGDGNSSQSATDQQSGLVTTLIVIMLLLLVAIAVGSLYVYKRYHHKEAIVYNANGTVTTQPSNPEVVLTEAVALGKNFHEPLPQPPVVSAKTAHTNDAPAELYDTPSNNSSIKTPPYAYARKESLYSIVTPKSRKGSLDSHLYDEIRYHQQQHHQHHLHHQHPQTRAHPQHFQHATTAAAYLPAQTPAMDTHHHHSHHRPHHISHLIIPPQNSNFLQVPAPITAKRIAHL; encoded by the exons ATGACGAGAAACGGATTCAAACAGCACCTATTCCTGCTGCTCGCGGTTTTGCTCCACCGTGGATCCACGCAGAATAGCAGCTTGAGGATAAATACGAATGTAAAGGAGATTGAGGCATCGGCCATTGCCCTGCCCTCTGTCCAGGGGCCCGGGAATATTTGCATACGCGAGGAGCCGTACGTGGAGCATATCCAGGTGCCGGAGATGCAGCCGGTGCGCGTGCGCACCTCCAGCTGGTGCATGGAGATTCCTCCGCGCTGCTCCACGTACAAGACGGAAATGCGCGAAGTGATGAAGGTTCAG AAATTGAACAAGACGCGAACGGTACGATTCTGCTGCCAGGGCTACGAGGGAAACCTGTCCGACAGCCAGGCAACATGCAAGCCCATCTGCAGAGGCggctgtgggcgtggcagctgCGTAATGCCCGAAATCTGCAGTTGCGAGGAGGGCTACATCGGAAAGCACTGCACGCAGC GCTGCGATCACGATCGCTGGGGCCTCGACTGCAAGAAcctctgccagtgccagaaTGGGGCCGCCTGCGACAACAAGTCGGGCATCTGCCACTGCATCGCCGGTTGGACAGGTCAATT CTGCGAACAGACGTGTCCACCAGGAACCCATGGCATCATGTGCCGAAAGGCCTGTGACTGCGATGAGAAGCCCTGCCACCATCAGACCGGAGCCTGCATCATGCAGGACCATCCGCTGGAGCTAAATGTGAGCCACGTCATCGTGGAGACAGTGAACTCAACGTTAGAGAAAATGGGCATTTTACCGCGCCcagcgacagccacagccacagccacgcccAGTGCCCTGCCTGAAGTCATACTGATCAAGCAGTCTCCCTCCCAGAACCCTGGGCAGCACACACCGAAGATCATTTTGCATCAGTCGAGTAGTGACCTTCTTGAGAATCTCCATacggctgcagctgctggcgtCCCGGCGCCCGAGGTCATTCATGTCATCACCAACGGAGTAACGTCCCCACAGGAGCACTTGGCTGGCTTCATCGCTGGCGACGGGAACAGCAGCCAGAGTGCGACAGATCAGCAATCGGGCCTAGTGACCACTTTGATCGTCATcatgctgctcctgctcgtgGCGATAGCGGTCGGCTCCTTGTACGTCTACAAACGCTACCACCACAAGGAGGCGATCGTCTACAATGCCAATGGGACTGTGACGACCCAGCCCTCCAATCCGGAGGTGGTGCTCACCGAAGCTGTCGCCCTGGGCAAGAACTTCCACGAGCCGCTGCCCCAGCCCCCGGTTGTCTCTGCAAAAACAGCCCATACGAACGATG CGCCCGCGGAATTATATGACACGCCCAGCAATAACTCGTCGATAAAAACACCGCCCTATGCCTACGCTAGGAAGGAATCTCTCTACTCCATTGTCACGCCCAAGTCGCGCAAGGGCAGTCTGGACTCGCATCTCTATGACGAGATACGctatcaccagcagcagcatcatcaacatcatctTCATCACCAGCATCCGCAGACCCGTGCTCATCCACAGCACTTTCAGCACGCAACAACTGCTGCGGCCTACTTGCCGGCCCAAACGCCCGCGATGGacacccaccaccaccactccCACCATCGACCGCACCACATCAGCCACTTGATAATACCGCCCCAGAACTCCAACTTCCTGCAGGTGCCCGCACCCATAACAGCCAAGAGGATAGCTCACCTGTGA
- the NimA gene encoding uncharacterized protein NimA isoform X2, with the protein MTRNGFKQHLFLLLAVLLHRGSTQNSSLRINTNVKEIEASAIALPSVQGPGNICIREEPYVEHIQVPEMQPVRVRTSSWCMEIPPRCSTYKTEMREVMKVQKLNKTRTVRFCCQGYEGNLSDSQATCKPICRGGCGRGSCVMPEICSCEEGYIGKHCTQRCDHDRWGLDCKNLCQCQNGAACDNKSGICHCIAGWTGQFCEQTCPPGTHGIMCRKACDCDEKPCHHQTGACIMQDHPLELNVSHVIVETVNSTLEKMGILPRPATATATATPSALPEVILIKQSPSQNPGQHTPKIILHQSSSDLLENLHTAAAAGVPAPEVIHVITNGVTSPQEHLAGFIAGDGNSSQSATDQQSGLVTTLIVIMLLLLVAIAVGSLYVYKRYHHKEAIVYNANGTVTTQPSNPEVVLTEAVALGKNFHEPLPQPPVVSAKTAHTNDGIARGII; encoded by the exons ATGACGAGAAACGGATTCAAACAGCACCTATTCCTGCTGCTCGCGGTTTTGCTCCACCGTGGATCCACGCAGAATAGCAGCTTGAGGATAAATACGAATGTAAAGGAGATTGAGGCATCGGCCATTGCCCTGCCCTCTGTCCAGGGGCCCGGGAATATTTGCATACGCGAGGAGCCGTACGTGGAGCATATCCAGGTGCCGGAGATGCAGCCGGTGCGCGTGCGCACCTCCAGCTGGTGCATGGAGATTCCTCCGCGCTGCTCCACGTACAAGACGGAAATGCGCGAAGTGATGAAGGTTCAG AAATTGAACAAGACGCGAACGGTACGATTCTGCTGCCAGGGCTACGAGGGAAACCTGTCCGACAGCCAGGCAACATGCAAGCCCATCTGCAGAGGCggctgtgggcgtggcagctgCGTAATGCCCGAAATCTGCAGTTGCGAGGAGGGCTACATCGGAAAGCACTGCACGCAGC GCTGCGATCACGATCGCTGGGGCCTCGACTGCAAGAAcctctgccagtgccagaaTGGGGCCGCCTGCGACAACAAGTCGGGCATCTGCCACTGCATCGCCGGTTGGACAGGTCAATT CTGCGAACAGACGTGTCCACCAGGAACCCATGGCATCATGTGCCGAAAGGCCTGTGACTGCGATGAGAAGCCCTGCCACCATCAGACCGGAGCCTGCATCATGCAGGACCATCCGCTGGAGCTAAATGTGAGCCACGTCATCGTGGAGACAGTGAACTCAACGTTAGAGAAAATGGGCATTTTACCGCGCCcagcgacagccacagccacagccacgcccAGTGCCCTGCCTGAAGTCATACTGATCAAGCAGTCTCCCTCCCAGAACCCTGGGCAGCACACACCGAAGATCATTTTGCATCAGTCGAGTAGTGACCTTCTTGAGAATCTCCATacggctgcagctgctggcgtCCCGGCGCCCGAGGTCATTCATGTCATCACCAACGGAGTAACGTCCCCACAGGAGCACTTGGCTGGCTTCATCGCTGGCGACGGGAACAGCAGCCAGAGTGCGACAGATCAGCAATCGGGCCTAGTGACCACTTTGATCGTCATcatgctgctcctgctcgtgGCGATAGCGGTCGGCTCCTTGTACGTCTACAAACGCTACCACCACAAGGAGGCGATCGTCTACAATGCCAATGGGACTGTGACGACCCAGCCCTCCAATCCGGAGGTGGTGCTCACCGAAGCTGTCGCCCTGGGCAAGAACTTCCACGAGCCGCTGCCCCAGCCCCCGGTTGTCTCTGCAAAAACAGCCCATACGAACGATGGTAT CGCCCGCGGAATTATATGA
- the NimB1 gene encoding tenascin produces the protein MHSNGLCTLSPVMKGLLMLAAVMEMLAMIGAMPEEESQQLFGDIHITSDMESLSLTRERQKHLCQREVPVVFFQTQKDSPPRGNGSTIFYHRIDVCCLGYRRNPYSGRCVPDCSQSSPDNCFNGFCRAPGQCECFAEFVRNAHGACIHTCPISCQDGRCFLNGTCACHPGYALDRETRLFCRPHCSQDCGTHEECVAPGMCDCSPGYRRTDELGCQPICTPDCGYGKCVGPNQCECFPGFIKRPQRSVCEAECHINCENGFCESRYKCQCREGYRYDLNTTSCLPECVDDCGHGNGVCIAPGVCRCFEGHEGRGNGCHPKCDGSCGPHGLCLKPNICGCQPSQQHCLNGSCDANGHCHCPNGQTHFVDRCLRPQQLIHQLVTNERRVHFNLQLGYEFNALIGRHFNLS, from the exons ATGCACTCGAATGGCCTGTGTACATTGTCGCCTGTGATGAAGGgtctgctgatgctggctgCGGTCATGGAAATGCTAGCGATGATTGGGGCTATGCCAGAGGAAGAGTCGCAGCAGCTTTTCGGGGACATACACATCACGAGCGATATGGAATCGCTCAGTCTTACTCGAGAGCGCCAAAAGCATCTCTGCCAGCGCGAGGTGCC CGTTGTCTTCTTTCAAACACAGAAGGATTCACCGCCTCGAGGCAATGGCTCCACGATTTTCTACCACCGCATCGATGTCTGCTGTCTGGGCTACAGGCGCAATCCCTACTCCGGCAGATGCGTGCCAGACTGTTCGCAGAGTTCGCCGGACAACTGCTTCAACGGCTTCTGCCGTGCCCCTGGACAATGTGAGTGCTTTGCAGAGTTCGTGCGCAACGCGCACGGTGCCTGCATCCACACCTGCCCCATTTCTTGCCAGGATGGCCGGTGTTTTCTGAACGGGACCTGTGCCTGCCATCCTGGCTATGCCCTGGATCGGGAGACGCGCCTCTTCTGTCGCCCACATTGCTCCCAGGACTGCGGAACTCATGAGGAATGCGTCGCTCCAGGCATGTGCGACTGTTCCCCTGGCTATCGTCGCACCGACGAACTGGGCTGTCAACCCATATGCACCCCGGACTGTGGATACGGAAAGTGTGTTGGTCCCAACCAGTGCGAGTGCTTTCCTGGCTTCATCAAGCGACCGCAGCGAAGTGTCTGTGAGGCAGAGTGTCATAT TAATTGCGAGAATGGCTTCTGCGAGTCGAGGTACAAGTGCCAGTGTCGGGAGGGCTATCGCTATGATCTGAACACCACCAGCTGCCTCCCCGAGTGCGTCGACGACTGCGGCCATGGGAACGGAGTGTGCATTGCCCCGGGAGTTTGTCGCTGTTTTGAGGGACACGAGGGCCGAGGGAATGGTTGTCATCCCAAGTGTGATGG ATCCTGTGGCCCCCACGGACTGTGTCTGAAGCCCAATATCTGTGGCTGTCAGCCATCCCAACAGCATTGCTTGAACGGCAGCTGCGATGCTAACGGCCATTGTCATTGCCCCAACGGACAGACGCACTTCGTCGATCGCTGCCTAAGGCCACAGCAGCTCATCCATCAGCTGGTCACAAATGAAAGAAGAGTGCACTTTAACCTGCAACTTGGCTACGAGTTCAATGCCCTGATCGGACGTCACTTTAATCTCAGCTAA